Part of the Solwaraspora sp. WMMA2065 genome is shown below.
TGCGGTGGTGCGCTCCAGCGCCACCACCGGTCTGCCGTGAGTTGGCCCACTACCGGTGCCGGAGCGACACCAGCAGCCGAAAGCCACTTCATCAGAAATATCGTGACTTGTCCGGTCAACCAGTAACCTTGCCCTGCCTACTCTCTGGTGCCTACGCAGCGACCGGGCAATCAGGTTCACCGTTGGGCCTCTCGCCTTCGTTTGGTCATCGATGGACGGCCGCCGCCGGACACGGCGATCGCGCCGTCAGCCTCGCCGTCACCGCCGGCGGCACCTAGACCGTCCCGGCCGAGAAGATACTGCTCCACCAGGTGGTTCCAGTTGCAGACGCGACACACCTCGACGACGTACACCTGGAACTCACGCAGCGTCATCGCCAGCAGCGACAACTCGGCCCGGTTTCGGGCCTGTCCGGCGGACTGCTTCAGCTCATCGCCATAGATGTAGTGCACGTGGGTCAGGTTCTCGCGGTGACAGATCGGGCAGCTCTCGTCGGTCGACTCGCCGTGGTACCGGGCAGCACTCTTCAGGTATGGCGAGGCATCGCAAACCTCATGGCTGCTCACCCGGCCGGCGAACACCTCGCGCAGCACTGCTCGCCGCTGAAGCGAGTAGTCGACGACCTGACGCTGCGAACGCATGGCCACGAGCGTACGCGGTCCCCGCTGACCTTGGCGACTACGGTCACGATCAGTAGCCGACCGTACGCAAGGAACCATTTGCCCGGTGTCTGGTTTCCGTCTACCGTGTCGATGTATCGGCTCGATACATCGGGTCGACGAAGCCGGGCAGACCACGAGGTAGGAGGGGCAGCGTGCTCGAACTCGCCATCCTCGGCCTGCTTCAGGAGTCCCCTATGCACGGTTACGAGCTCCGTAAGGAACTCGCCGCCAAGCTCGGGGCGATCCGTGCCGCGATCAGCTACGGCTCGCTGTATCCCACCCTGCGCAGGCTGCAGGCCAACGGCCTGATCGCCGAAGCCGACGACCCCACGACCACCGACGCGGAGATCCCGGCACTGACCAGCCGCCGCGGCCGGGTCGTCTACACCATCACCGCCGAAGGCAAGGAACGGTTCGCCGACCTGATCGCCCAGACCGGTCCGGAGACCTACGAGGACACCGGGTTCGGCGTGCACTTCGCCTTCTTCTCCCGGACCGACCGGGCCACCCGGCTGCGAATCCTGGAGGGGCGGCGGCGCAAGATCGAGGAGCGCCGGGAAGGGCTCCGCGAGGTGCTCGGTCGAGCCGCGGAACGGCTCGACGCGTACACCCTCGAACTCCAGCGGCACGGACTCGACGCCTGCGAACGCGAGGTCCGGTGGCTGGAGGAGCTGATCGCCAGCGAGCGGTCCGGCCGGGCCCCACGCACCGGCCACCCCGATCCCATGAAGTTCGAACCCGCAGAGAACGATCCGCCCCCGCCTGGACAGACCAGGGAGGCTCCGCCCGGACAGCCCGGAGACGAGCCGGAGCGGCCGTGAAGAACAAGAAGGAGGCAAACGCGATGGGCTCCGTCCGCGTCGCCATCGTCGGTGTCGGAAACTGCGCCTCGTCCCTGGTCCAGGGCGTGGAGTACTACCGCAACGCCGACCCCAACGACCGCGTTCCGGGTCTCATGCACGTCACCTTCGGCGACTACCACGTATCGGACGTGGAGTTCGTCGCGGCGTTCGACGTGGACGCCAAGAAGGTCGGCATGGACCTCGCCGAGGCGATCAACGCCAGCGAGAACAACACCATCACCTTCTGCGACGTACCGCCCACCGGGGTGCTGGTGCAGCGTGGCCCCACCCTCGACGGGGTAGGCGAGTACTACCAGGAGGTCATCCAGGAATCCGACCAGCAGCCGGTCGACATCGCCCAGGCGCTGCGCGACGCGCGCGCCGAGGTGGTCGTCTGCTACCTGCCGGTCGGCTCCGAGCAGGCCGCCCGGCACTACGCGCAGGCCGCCATCGACGCCGGTTGCGCCTTCGTCAACGCCCTGCCGGTGTTCATCGCCTCGGACCCGGTCTGGGCGCAGAAGTTCACCGACGCCGGGCTGCCGATCGTCGGCGACGACATCAAGAGCCAGGTCGGCGCAACCATCGTGCACCGGGCCCTGGCCAAGCTGTTCGAGGACCGGGGCGTCGAGCTGCTGCGCACGTACCAGCTGAACTTCGGCGGCAACATGGACTTCATGAACATGCTGGAGCGCACCCGGCTGGTCTCCAAGAAGATCTCGAAGACCCAGTCGGTGACCTCCCAGGTGCCGCACGAAATGGCCAAGAGCGACGTGCACATCGGCCCGTCCGACCACGTGCCGTGGCTCGACGACCGCAAGTGGGCGTACATCCGGCTGGAGGGCCGCTCGTTCGGTGACACCCCGCTGAACGCCGAACTCAAGCTTGAGGTCTGGGACTCACCCAACTCCGCCGGCGTGATCATCGACGCGCTGCGCGCGGCGAAGATCGCCCTCGACCGGGGCGTCGGCGGCCCGGTCCTGTCGGCCTCGTCCTACTTCATGAAGTCGCCGCCGGAGCAGTACGCCGACCACGACGCCCGCCAGGCGGTCGAGGACTTCATCGTCAACAAGATCGAGCGCTGATCCCGGCCGTTCGCCGGCCGATCGGCACCTCGCGTCGCCGGGCGGTCCCGCTGCTGTAGCGGGGCCGCCCGCGCCGCGCTCAGGTCCATGCCTGCCGCAGCGCCACCGCCGCCTCCAGCTCCAGCAGGTGCCGTTTGCGGGGCAGCCCGCCGCCGAAGCCGACCAGCTTGCCGCCGGCCCCGACGATCCGGTGGCAGGGCACGATCACCGGGATCGGGTTGCGGTTGCAGGCCACTCCGACCGCCCGCGCCGCCTGCGGGTCGCCCACCGCCGCAGCGACCGCACCGTAGGTTTCGGTCTGTCCGTACGGGATGTCGGTCATCCGCCGCCACACGGCCCGCTCGAACTCCGTGCCCCGCCGCACCGACAGCGGCACCGTGAA
Proteins encoded:
- a CDS encoding PadR family transcriptional regulator; this encodes MLELAILGLLQESPMHGYELRKELAAKLGAIRAAISYGSLYPTLRRLQANGLIAEADDPTTTDAEIPALTSRRGRVVYTITAEGKERFADLIAQTGPETYEDTGFGVHFAFFSRTDRATRLRILEGRRRKIEERREGLREVLGRAAERLDAYTLELQRHGLDACEREVRWLEELIASERSGRAPRTGHPDPMKFEPAENDPPPPGQTREAPPGQPGDEPERP
- a CDS encoding DUF5318 family protein yields the protein MRSQRQVVDYSLQRRAVLREVFAGRVSSHEVCDASPYLKSAARYHGESTDESCPICHRENLTHVHYIYGDELKQSAGQARNRAELSLLAMTLREFQVYVVEVCRVCNWNHLVEQYLLGRDGLGAAGGDGEADGAIAVSGGGRPSMTKRRREAQR
- a CDS encoding inositol-3-phosphate synthase; the encoded protein is MGSVRVAIVGVGNCASSLVQGVEYYRNADPNDRVPGLMHVTFGDYHVSDVEFVAAFDVDAKKVGMDLAEAINASENNTITFCDVPPTGVLVQRGPTLDGVGEYYQEVIQESDQQPVDIAQALRDARAEVVVCYLPVGSEQAARHYAQAAIDAGCAFVNALPVFIASDPVWAQKFTDAGLPIVGDDIKSQVGATIVHRALAKLFEDRGVELLRTYQLNFGGNMDFMNMLERTRLVSKKISKTQSVTSQVPHEMAKSDVHIGPSDHVPWLDDRKWAYIRLEGRSFGDTPLNAELKLEVWDSPNSAGVIIDALRAAKIALDRGVGGPVLSASSYFMKSPPEQYADHDARQAVEDFIVNKIER
- a CDS encoding methylated-DNA--[protein]-cysteine S-methyltransferase, which translates into the protein MRWAVLDSPIGELSVAVDDVGVCRVLFGRTDEVVDTAPTDPVLCAALDQLRGYFAGASTGFTVPLSVRRGTEFERAVWRRMTDIPYGQTETYGAVAAAVGDPQAARAVGVACNRNPIPVIVPCHRIVGAGGKLVGFGGGLPRKRHLLELEAAVALRQAWT